The Acidobacteriota bacterium region TCAAGCTCAACCGGTTGCGGGGTCAGCGAATTGCCGGCAGCGTCTAGCGGCTGAGCGAGCACACGGCTGCTGGCCGCGTTCCGGCTAAGAAAAACCGTCATATAACCGCTTCCGCTCGCGGCAACGTCGGGCCGCGTCTGTTGCGGCGCGCCAACCGATAGCGTCCGGGTCGGACCGGCAACGCTGCTTGTCGAGACATTCGCGCTGAAAACATCGATATTGTTGTTCGCAAAAATTGTCCAGATCATCTGCAACGCTCCGGCTCCGGCGCCCGCGGTCCGGCCCGTTTGAACCCCGGCAACGGAAACGCTTCCCGGATCAAGGTTGGCTCCGGCGGAGTTCACGCGAGCGATCCAGGAAGTATTGAGTTGCCCCCACGTCACGCGCCAGTTAACGCCGTCCCAGATCACCGCGGTTGTTGCGTTGGCCGATGGCTCTTTCGTGCCCGAAATGTTGACGCCGGCGCCGTCGAGAACCGCGCCGGCGCTGTTTATCCGCGACCCGACGACGTTCACCAGTCCGTTCGTATTCTGTTTGTGCCAGACCCCGTAGAAGTTCGTACCGTTGCTTGCGAGGTCGGTGAGCCAGACGTCCGGCGCCAATGCGGCCGAACCGAGAGGCGTCAGACTGCTGTCGAATCGGCCGAGTTTGAAACCGTTGTCGTCATTGTAAAAGAACGCAAAAACGCCGCTGGCGTAAGCGAACAGGCCGCCGAAACGCGGGTTGTTCGTATTTGCCACAAGCACGCGCGTCGGCGGGTCGAGAACGACGCCGGCCGGAGAGATACGCATCCCGACGATACTGTTCGTCGCCGACGTCCCCTGACTTGCAACGACCCAATTATTACCATCGGAAGCGACCGCCCAACCGTTTGCGAGCGTCAGTCCGTACAATTTGATCGGTTTTGCATCGAGAACCTGGCCCGAAGGCGCGACGCGGACCGCTTCGAGCGAATTCTGATAGTAACCCGTGCCGCCGAGATCGACGCTTTGATACACGACCAGCCAATTCGAGCCGTTCCAGGAGATCCTCGGCTGAGTTTGGTTCGAACGGCGCGCGACGATCGCCAGCGGAATCGCGTCGAGCACGTTGCCGGCGAGATCGAGTCTTACGCCGTAAATATCGCGCGAAGTTTCATACTCCGAACCGGCGAAAGGCGCCGACGATGTCGGGTTGGGGCGATTGTCCGTCCAGACCGCGAGAATCGAATCATTGCCGCGCGCAACAGCCGGCGTCGATTGATCGCCATACGCCGCCGCGACCGAATTGTCCCCGGGCAGAGTACGCAATGTCTGTGGCACAAAGCTCGCCGCGTCGCCTGAATCGTCCAGCTTGCGAAGTTCGAAGCGTTTCCCCACAACCTGCGCCAGCAACGAATCGTCCGGCATTGCGGCTCCTCCGATCGTCAAAACGAATACGCCGATTCCCGCCCAAAACACGGTCAACAGGCGCTCCAAAAATACCCGATCTATTTGTCCGACTGACTTGAATTTCATACGTCTCCTTTTTCCTGATCGAATCGACGACCAGCAACACAGTCCTGTTTATCGGGGATTAAAGACTAGATCAACAGAAAAACTCGGGGATGCGCTTTTCGGATCAGGGTTGTCGGTTAACGATCATCGCATCTGATTGATAAACGGCAATCTTCGTACCAGAAACTTGATCGTCCAATGACCAACGATTCATTCGGTCTTCAGACCAATGGCGCCCGTTCGCCGTGCAAAGTTGCGCGACAAGCGCGAGAATCCGCGCAGTAATGGTTCTGATCGATTAACCGACGCCGGACGCTTTGGGGCCGACAATTGTTCGGCTGGGGTCGGGATGCAAGGCGTTTTGCAAGGCGGATCAACTTGCTTAAAACGCAGGCTTTATCAGGGATTGCGCATTGGGGTTCATCTGATTGGGAGTTCTCCAAGCGGGTCTGTCCAGCGATCTCATTTAGGCAAATAAACCTTCGGTGAATCCCTTTTCGTAGATAATGGCGAGTCCGAGGATGATCGAGATGATTCCGGCAGTGCCCTGAAGCAGCGCGTTCATACGGTTGAAACGCGTCGCCGTGAAATGAAACGGGAGCCCGACGAGAAAGCTCATCAGCATCATTCCGCCGATCGAGCCGATGCCGAATACGACGATGTAAAGCAGTCCGAGCGCCTTCGATTCGATCGTCGGGATGACGATCAGCATCAGCGCCGCGCTGCCTGCAAGTCCGTGAACCATACCGATCAAAACCGAACGCGGACTGAATGTGAGTCCGTGATGCGTTTCCGGTTCCTCGCCCCGTTCGGGCAGGTGAATGTGCGGATGGACGTGTTCGTGTTGGCCGTGCTCGTGTTTGTGGATATGTACCTTTCCGCCTTTGACGAGCTTGCGGACGACATTCAGGCCGAGAAACAAGAGCATAAATCCGACTCCGAATTCGAGAATCCGTTCGGTTCGTTCACTGATCTCAAAATTGAGCAAAAGCACAAGAACACCGGCGATGACGAGCGAGATCGTGTGGCCGAGTCCCCAGAGTCCACCGACAAGCGCCGAACTCCAGACGCTCTTGCGGTCGGAAACGATTGTTGCGACGGCCGCCAGATGGTCGCCCTCGGTCGCGTGTTTAAGCCCGATGAAAAACCCGAGCCCCAAAACTCCCGCGGTCGAGCCAATTGAAATCGCTGCCAGAATCTCGTTCATAAATCGTCCAATCAGCTTAACTCACCGGTCTGAACAAGTCCAAACCGATGCAGTTTCTAATTCAGTCGTGCGGTTTTCGCGTCGTTTTGGTATTTTAGAAGTTTGAGTTACCGGCGAAATCGCCGGCAGATTGCTTATGAATCCGGAGAACATTAGGAATTTTTCGATCATCGCGCACATCGATCACGGCAAATCGACGCTCGCCGACCGCATTTTGCAGCTCACGGGCGCCGTCAGCGACCGTGATATGGAAGATCAGCTGCTTGACGATATGGATCTCGAGCGCGAACGCGGGATCACCATCAAGGCGCACGCCGTGCGGCTCGATTACAAGGCCCGCGACGGTCAGCAGTACATCTTGAACCTTA contains the following coding sequences:
- a CDS encoding urease accessory protein UreH, with product MNEILAAISIGSTAGVLGLGFFIGLKHATEGDHLAAVATIVSDRKSVWSSALVGGLWGLGHTISLVIAGVLVLLLNFEISERTERILEFGVGFMLLFLGLNVVRKLVKGGKVHIHKHEHGQHEHVHPHIHLPERGEEPETHHGLTFSPRSVLIGMVHGLAGSAALMLIVIPTIESKALGLLYIVVFGIGSIGGMMLMSFLVGLPFHFTATRFNRMNALLQGTAGIISIILGLAIIYEKGFTEGLFA